GGCGGATCTCCCTGCTGCTGCGCCGGCTGATCACCCTCGTTCCCGCCCTGGCCATTCTCGCGATCGGCCTGGACCCGACCCGCGCACTGGTGCTCTCCCAGGTCGTCCTCAGCTTCGGCATCCCGTTCGCGCTCATCCCGGTGGTGGCGTTCACCCGCCGTCGGGACCTGATGGGCAACCTCGTCAACCACCCGCTGACCACCGCCGCCGCGGTTCTCGTCGCCGGTCTCGTCATCGTGCTGAACACCTTCCTGCTCTGGCAGATGATCGGTGGATGACCGCCCAGCCGTCCCCTGACGTGGTGGAGCTGCGGGTACACGGGGCGTCCATCGGAGGCATCCCCGACGTCCTGGACCTGCCGCCCGTCGACCAGGTCGCGGGCGACCGCAGCGGCGGGTTCTACCGCCGCCGCGACCGGCGGGGCGACCGGGACGCGGACGGACGGGTGACGCTGGAGGCGTACCGCTGGGGCGACCTGCCCTCCGGCACGGTGACCCGGACCCTGTCGCTGGTGTTCCTCCTACCGTTCATGCTGGTCAACGTCGCGATCTGGATGCGTCCCGCGAATCCCGGCTCCGCCGCGAGCGTGCGGTCCCTGTGCCGGCTGCTCGCGCTCACCCTCACCGCGCTGTACGTGCTCGCCGTCGCCGGGGTCGCGCTGGACCTGGTTGCCTGGAGCTGCCCGACGTCGCCGCGCTGCCTGGCCGGACGCAGCTGGTTGTCCTGGCTGCAAGGGCGGCCGGTCGGGCTCCGGCTGGGGGTGCTCGCGCTGATCCCCGCGGCGGCCACCGCGGGGATCTGGTGGGCCAGCACCCGCCCCGGCCGGGTGTTCGAGGCGTTCCGGCCCCCGGAGGCGGAGGTCTCCGACAGCCGGCTCGCCGCGGTCGGCCAGTGGGACGCCGAGCCGCTCGTGGGCCGGCTGCGCTCTCTCCACGTCGCGGTGGCGTTCGCCACCCTCGACGTCACCCTGTTGGCGGCCCGGCTCTCCGCCGGGCTCTCGACCGCCACGGTGGCGCTGCTCGTCGTCACCGGTACGCTCCTGACCGCCTGCGCGGTGCTGCTCTGCACACCCCCGCTCATCGACCGTGCCGCCACCGACCGGCGGCTCGACCGGCTCCCCCGTGCGCTGCGGACGACCGCCGTCGTCCTGACCGTCGTGGTGACCGGCCACGTCGTCGCCAGCCCGTCGAGCTGGCCCGAGGCGGGCGGGCTGCCCGGCTACGACGCTATCCTCACCGGGCTGTTCGTCACGCAGACGGCCCTGCTGGCCGGGCTGGGAGTCGAGCTGCTGCGGTGCCGGGACCGGCGGCCGGGCGGGACGCCGTTCCTCGGGCTGGGCACACTCGCAACGGCGGCCGCGGCGATCACGGTGGCGGGGGCGTTCTCCTCGGAGCTGGTCTACCGAGTGGCGGACTTCCTCGACCGCAACCTGCCCACCGGGGAGGGCATCGCCACCGGGCCATCGCGGGCGTACACCTGGACGATCTTCGGCTTCTTCCGGACGCTGCTGATCACGTTGGTCGTGGCCGCTCTGGTCGTCCTGGTCTCCCGCCGCGCCCGGTACCGGGCGGCGGCGGCGATCGTCGGACGCGACCACCCGGACGCGCCGCCCGGGGCGGAGCCACGGTTGCGCCAGGTACGCCGGGCCGTGGCGCGCGCCCGGTTCACCGAGAAGCTGATCCCGTTGGGCGCGGTCTTCGCCTTCCTCGCCGGCGGCGCCACGGCGACGACCACCCTCGGCATGCTCGACCTCATGCCCGGCGACGTCGTGGAACAGTTCGCGCGGGTGCCGGCCGGCGTCATCACGTTCGCCATCGCCGCCGGCAGTTGGGTGATCGCGGGGATCATCGTCGGCCTGCTCCTCGGCGGCATCTTCGCCCACCGCACGTTGGAGTTCCGCCGGCACGTCGGCATCCTGTGGGACCTGGGCACGTTCTGGCCCCGGGCCGCCCACCCGTTCGCGCCGCCCTGCTACGCGGAACGGGCCGTGCCGGAGCTGACCCGACGCGTCACGTACCTGGTCGGGGCCGGCAACGCGGTGCTGCTCACCGGGCACAGCCACGGGTCGGTCCTCGCCGCCGCCACGGTGCTCCAGCTGCCACCCCACGTCGGCAGGCGGGTCGCCCTGCTCACCCACGGGTCACCGCTGCGCCGGCTCTACGCGCGGCTCTTCCCCGCGTACGTCGACGACGAGGTGCTGCGCGACATCGGTGACCGGGTCGGTTGGCGGTGGGTGAACCTGTGGCGCGACACCGACCCGTTCGGCGGCGCGGTGTTCACCGGTCACCCGCCGGCGCCGGTCGACACCGGCCGCCCCGAGCTGTCGGTGGACCGTCGCCTGCGCGATCCCGTCGACGTGGTGGCCCCGCCGGGCGACAGCGTCCCTCCGCCGATCCAGGGGCACCGACCGTGCGAGTCCGACCCACGGTTCGTCGCGGCCGCGGAGGAGCTGATCGCGCGCCTGGTCGGGTCGCAAGGGACGAGACCACCGGCGCCGCCGGTCAGTTGACGCGGGCGGTGACCGTGATGCTCCTCGACTTCTGCGGACCGCCGCCACTGGTCGTGACGGTGTAACGGTGCGAGGCCCGCTCCCCCGGGCTCCGGTCACCGCACGGGAAGCTGAGCGTCTCGGTGCCGGTCACCCCGTACTCGCCGTACCGACCGGCGCCGTCGACGGACAGGACGGAACCGGTCGCGCCGCCGGCGACCTTCCACTCGATGACCGCCGGGTTTCCCGGGAACGGGTTGGGCACCCCTGCCCCGCTGGGGCAGGTGGGCTGCTTGACGACCCGCAGGTACTCGACGTACGGCTGGGGGCCGCGGGGGCTGGTGGCGGGTCCGCCGCGCGGCGGCGACGGCGGTTTGCGCGTGGGACCGGCCTGCGGCGGCGCCGCCGGCGCGGAGCCGGGGGGCGCCTCAGCGGTCGTCGACGGCGCGTCCGAGGTCGCCGCGGGCGTCGGGGTGTCGCCGGTGGCCGGCGCCGCGCCGGTGCCGACGGTGTCGGTGGGCGTCGCGACCGGTCGGCCGTCGGCGACCTGCCGGGTGGCGGGTCCCTCGTCGGAGAACTGCCGGTAGCCGACGTAACCGCCTCCGCCGCAGAGCAGCAGTACGGCGAGGCCGGCGAGCACCGGCGCGAGGCGGCCCTTCCTCGCCCCGGCCGGCTCCGCGGTCCGGGTGGGTGGCGGCGTCGGTTGGCTCTGCGGCAGGTCCACCGTAGCGCTGTCGTCCTCCGCCACCAGCGGCGCGCCGAAACCGTTGGCAGCCGCCGACAGGCCTGGCGACAGCCCGGTCGGGGCCAGGTCGACGACGCTCGTTCCGACGACCATCGGCGTCTCGGCCACGCCGGCCGTCCGCTGGAGTCTCCGCAGCTCCTGGCCGAACGCCTCGGCCGTGGCGTACCGCTGGGCGGGGGTCTTCGCCAGCCCGCGGGCAATGACCTCGGTGAGGCCGTCCGGGTCGCCGGGCCGGGCCACCGGTGGGGCGGCGTCGCGCACCACCCGGCCGAAGTACGACGCCAGCCCTTCGTCGCGGCCGCGCTGGAACGGCGGCCGGCCGGTGAGGATCTGGTACGCGGTGCTGGCCAGCGAGTACACGTCGGAGGACACGGAGGGCGCTCCCCCGTCGAGGACCTCGGGGGCGGCGTGGTGCGGGGTGAGGGCGGCGACCGTGAAGGACCGTTGCGCGCCGCTGGTCAGGGCGGCGATGCCGAAATCGGCCAGCGCCGGCTCGCCGTAGTCGGTGAAGAGCACGTTCTCGGGTTTGAGGTCGCGGTGCAGGATGCCCGCCCGGTGCGCGGTGGCGAGGGCGCCGCACAGCTTGACCAGGATGGACAGTGCCCGGGCCGCGTCGAGCGTGTCGCGGCGCAGCCAGTCGGCGAGGCTGCCCTGCTCGCAGTACTCCATGACCAGATAGGGCTCACCGGCCGCCGTCACGCCCGAGTCGTAGACCGTCACGATGTTGGGGTGGTTGGCCATTCGCCCGGCCGCCACGCACTCGCTGAGGAACTGGTCGCGGGCCTGCGGGTGGGACAGGTCGACGTGCAGGACCTTGATCGCGACGTCCCGCCCGAGGCGGTCCTGGCGGGCGCGGTAGACGGTGCTGAAGCCGCCCCGGCCGACAAGCCGCGGGTCGGAGTATCCCTCGATGATCGGCCCATTCCCAGCGACCACGTAGCCCTCCCCATCGCGCGCTCACGGGATCGTCTCCGGCCACTGAGGACGGTGATCGGCGGTGCGTGGCCGGTTGGTACCAGACAGTAGTGGCGGGCCGGCCGGGGAACCACCGCCGAGTGGCCGGATCCCAGCAGCCGGACGACGCGACGGGCGGATTTCCCGGGCCTGCCGCGTATCGGCGGATCACGATCCGGCAGTATCGGTGCTGACCGGACACATCACCCAGCACGGCAGGAGATTCCTGGATGAACCAGGCAGCAGGCGCGGGCAAGCCGGAGGTCGGCCCCATCGAGGGCGAGCCGCCCGCCGACCTCGTGATCGAGGACCTCACCGTCGGCGAGGGCCCGGAGGCCCAGCCGGGGCAGCTCGCCACGGTGCACTACGTGGGCGTCGGGCACTCCACGGGCCGGGAGTTCGACTCCTCCTGGAACCGGAACGAGCCCTTCGAGTTCCCGCTGGGCGGCGGGCAGGTCATCTCCGGCTGGGACCGGGGAGTCGTCGGCATGCGCGTCGGCGGCCGGCGCCGGCTGGTCATCCCGCCGCACCTCGGCTACGGCGACCGGGGCGCGGGCGGCGTCATCCGGCCGGGCGAGACCCTGATCTTCGTGGTGGACCTGCTCGGAGTGCGCTGATCCGCCACGGGGGCCGCCGACCGGTGGCCGGCGGCCCCCGTGCGGTCGTTGTCCGTGCGGTGTTGTCCGTGCGGTGCGGCCCCGTGCCCGACAGCCCGTGCCGCGCCGGCGGCGCGATGGCCAGCCGACGCGAAGGCCAGCCGACGCAGAGGTCAGGCGGCCAGCACCATCGGCTGCGCGGGCTGCGGCAGCGCGGCCGACGTGACGATGGGGACGAAGCGGTGCAGGCCGGAGACCCGGAGCACCTCGGTGACCATCGGGTCGGGATCGACCAGCAGCATCTCGCCCCCCTGGGCGCGGATCCGCAGGTGCGCGGCGACCAGCGCGCGCACCCCGGCGGCGGCGAGCAGCTGGACGCCGGAGAGGTGCAGCCGCAGCACCGGGCGGGAGGGCACGGCCCACAGGGCTGAGCGGAACGCCCCCACGGTGGCGCAGTCGATCTCGCCGACCGGGCGCACGTCGACGCCGTGGTCATCCACGCTGACCTGCACGTGGAACTTCTCGCCCCGCTTCTCCATGACCCCGAATCTAGCCGGCACCACCGACACTTTCACGGCTCGCGGGAGTGATTCCGGGTACGTCCAGGGTCGTACCCCGAGACACCCCGGATCCTCCTCCGGGCGCAGGTCGGGGCAGGTGTGCCGGGCCACACCGACCCCGGCGGGCACGCCGCCCGATCCCGCGCCGCCGACCCGGACGGCGCCGACGGCCACGCCGACGGCGACCGGCGCGCCGTGAGTCGACGGCGGCATCGGCGGGAGAGAATGTGTGGATGGTCGTTCCCCGTCCCCGACCGCCCCGCCTGATCCGACCGGTACGCGAGCCGGCCACCGTGCCGCCGCCGTTGACCGGCCCGTGGGCGCCCACCGACCGGCGGCTGGACCACGTCGACCTGCTCCCGCTGCCCGACGGCGCGGTCGGTCCCGAGGATGTGGTCGTCGACCCGTCCGGCCGGGTGGTGAGCGGGGACGAGGACGGACGGCTCTGGTGGTGGCCGGTCGACGCGCCGCCGGGCACCCGACCGCGACTGCTCGCCGAGACCGGCGGTCGGCCGCTCGGCATCGAGGTCGACCCGTCCGGCGGCGGTCTCGTGGTCTGCGACGCGTACCGAGGGCTGCTGCGGGTCACGCCCGACGGCGCCGTCCGCCAGCTGACCGGCACCGCGCCGCCGGTGCACCTGGCGAACAACGC
This genomic stretch from Micromonospora krabiensis harbors:
- a CDS encoding serine/threonine-protein kinase encodes the protein MVAGNGPIIEGYSDPRLVGRGGFSTVYRARQDRLGRDVAIKVLHVDLSHPQARDQFLSECVAAGRMANHPNIVTVYDSGVTAAGEPYLVMEYCEQGSLADWLRRDTLDAARALSILVKLCGALATAHRAGILHRDLKPENVLFTDYGEPALADFGIAALTSGAQRSFTVAALTPHHAAPEVLDGGAPSVSSDVYSLASTAYQILTGRPPFQRGRDEGLASYFGRVVRDAAPPVARPGDPDGLTEVIARGLAKTPAQRYATAEAFGQELRRLQRTAGVAETPMVVGTSVVDLAPTGLSPGLSAAANGFGAPLVAEDDSATVDLPQSQPTPPPTRTAEPAGARKGRLAPVLAGLAVLLLCGGGGYVGYRQFSDEGPATRQVADGRPVATPTDTVGTGAAPATGDTPTPAATSDAPSTTAEAPPGSAPAAPPQAGPTRKPPSPPRGGPATSPRGPQPYVEYLRVVKQPTCPSGAGVPNPFPGNPAVIEWKVAGGATGSVLSVDGAGRYGEYGVTGTETLSFPCGDRSPGERASHRYTVTTSGGGPQKSRSITVTARVN
- a CDS encoding FKBP-type peptidyl-prolyl cis-trans isomerase, encoding MNQAAGAGKPEVGPIEGEPPADLVIEDLTVGEGPEAQPGQLATVHYVGVGHSTGREFDSSWNRNEPFEFPLGGGQVISGWDRGVVGMRVGGRRRLVIPPHLGYGDRGAGGVIRPGETLIFVVDLLGVR
- a CDS encoding STAS domain-containing protein encodes the protein MPPSTHGAPVAVGVAVGAVRVGGAGSGGVPAGVGVARHTCPDLRPEEDPGCLGVRPWTYPESLPRAVKVSVVPARFGVMEKRGEKFHVQVSVDDHGVDVRPVGEIDCATVGAFRSALWAVPSRPVLRLHLSGVQLLAAAGVRALVAAHLRIRAQGGEMLLVDPDPMVTEVLRVSGLHRFVPIVTSAALPQPAQPMVLAA
- a CDS encoding SMP-30/gluconolactonase/LRE family protein, coding for MVVPRPRPPRLIRPVREPATVPPPLTGPWAPTDRRLDHVDLLPLPDGAVGPEDVVVDPSGRVVSGDEDGRLWWWPVDAPPGTRPRLLAETGGRPLGIEVDPSGGGLVVCDAYRGLLRVTPDGAVRQLTGTAPPVHLANNAAVARDGTIFFTDSSDRFPVSHWKRDLLEHRPNGRVLAYRPGGGRAEVVTEGLYFPNGIALTPDESALMLVETTTHRLLRVELPGGAVRVLGRVLPIM